The following are encoded in a window of Limibacter armeniacum genomic DNA:
- a CDS encoding TonB-dependent receptor encodes MKLLLLLVTFLSLLTSSTKAQNGTLNGTVTDGETGEPVIGASVVLEGTTHGASTDIDGNYQFAAPAGEYTLICTFIGYEKTSKPASVVSGESTKYDIVLKVSAEELEEVQIVGKIDKTSTEALMVERKKADVMIQSIGASEMSVKGVSDVETALTKVSGVSKVGSKGIFVRGLGDRYNLAIMNGMPVPSTDPNMKVIPLTIFPSDIVQNLEISKTYTPNFYGDYAGALTDINIKEYPDEPFLNVSIKGGFNTQASFKDFRTYKNGDLEYLGFTGDGRQIPDDMLNRHFVPPSDVAPDFFSNSWTPETITAPPSLGVGVMGGNYYDIGAEGGLGFIALLDFENSYERRDGFYGAPHNAQGGQRIAYDGVEWEYDANTAAMLNVFYRFNLRHSISFNNLYVNEASNEVGEYQGRDNENRTVFSRRNTYVQNQLYVGQLLGRHLFGEYDRFGVDWGVSYANAQGDEPDRKQNIFNLAGNTSTLSRIPGENNRFYSDLNEDEIATKLGVKYGLGAFDATADRYRWTIEAGYQGKFKDREFDWYQMNLNKLTGSGSADLIDIDNPTPTINDFLASGDWQYQPYSGQDTEFTAKLDINSGYGMATIDVIPSKLTIGAGARVEVSEQKVTFKGRTDRLEDPFREVVYDETELLPAVNAKYTLKNEANIRFAASRTITRPGLREITPFLYQEIPGGAFVTGNPDLINGSNYNVDLKYEVFPNRDELLSIAVFGKRLDDPIEKIAISATETRYSFANIRQASVAGVEVELNKRLNNLFSKKSELLSHFILGFNATALYTRTDLRDTDTQNTEKERKLQGASPYLINADLGYESDYLGGDLNTIFTIAYNVFGDRIFATGQRGTSDIVERSYGTLDLIWQNTIRERFGVKISVKNLTNPTIRREQEFGEYIRYDADGNVIGVDDRIPFTFGTDPADWPDQQAIGVVATDKVGEFTRTVESFKRGINISIALSYSFK; translated from the coding sequence ATGAAACTACTGCTCTTGCTGGTGACTTTCTTGTCCCTTCTCACCAGTTCTACCAAAGCCCAAAATGGAACATTGAACGGTACAGTCACCGATGGTGAAACTGGCGAACCTGTGATTGGTGCCAGCGTTGTACTGGAAGGCACTACACATGGTGCCTCTACTGATATTGATGGTAATTACCAATTTGCAGCACCTGCAGGAGAGTACACCCTGATATGTACTTTTATTGGCTATGAAAAGACAAGTAAGCCAGCCTCTGTGGTAAGTGGTGAGTCAACCAAGTATGATATAGTCTTAAAGGTCTCAGCAGAGGAATTGGAAGAGGTTCAAATTGTAGGGAAAATAGACAAGACCAGCACTGAAGCCTTGATGGTAGAGCGCAAGAAAGCGGATGTCATGATTCAGAGTATTGGGGCGAGCGAGATGTCTGTCAAAGGTGTGTCGGATGTGGAAACAGCCTTGACCAAGGTATCAGGAGTGTCAAAAGTAGGCAGTAAAGGAATATTTGTACGAGGGTTGGGTGACAGGTACAACCTTGCCATTATGAATGGAATGCCCGTTCCATCTACTGACCCAAATATGAAGGTGATTCCTTTGACCATTTTCCCTTCAGATATTGTGCAGAACCTTGAGATTTCCAAAACCTATACACCCAATTTTTATGGGGATTATGCAGGAGCTCTGACGGATATCAACATAAAGGAATATCCTGATGAGCCTTTTCTGAATGTATCTATAAAAGGAGGGTTTAACACACAGGCAAGCTTCAAGGATTTCAGAACCTATAAAAACGGTGACCTAGAGTACTTAGGTTTTACAGGAGACGGGAGGCAGATTCCTGATGATATGTTGAATCGGCACTTTGTTCCTCCATCAGATGTAGCACCTGATTTCTTTTCTAATTCATGGACACCGGAGACTATTACCGCACCTCCTTCCCTTGGAGTTGGCGTGATGGGGGGTAACTATTATGATATAGGAGCAGAGGGAGGTCTAGGGTTTATAGCCCTATTGGATTTTGAGAACAGCTACGAACGTAGAGACGGGTTTTATGGAGCGCCTCACAATGCTCAAGGTGGACAACGTATTGCTTACGATGGGGTTGAGTGGGAGTATGATGCCAATACGGCGGCAATGCTGAATGTCTTTTATAGGTTTAACCTTCGCCATTCCATCAGCTTTAATAACCTGTATGTCAATGAGGCTTCCAATGAAGTGGGAGAATATCAAGGTAGGGACAATGAGAACCGTACTGTATTTTCTCGACGAAATACCTATGTCCAAAATCAGCTTTATGTAGGTCAACTGTTGGGGAGACACCTGTTCGGGGAATATGACCGTTTTGGTGTGGATTGGGGAGTTTCTTATGCCAATGCCCAAGGCGATGAACCAGACAGGAAGCAGAATATCTTTAACCTTGCAGGGAATACTTCAACGCTGTCAAGGATACCGGGAGAGAATAACCGCTTTTACAGCGACCTGAATGAAGATGAAATAGCAACAAAGCTAGGAGTGAAATATGGTTTGGGAGCCTTTGATGCTACAGCAGACCGCTATCGCTGGACGATTGAAGCGGGTTATCAAGGTAAATTCAAGGATCGGGAGTTTGATTGGTACCAAATGAACCTCAACAAGCTGACTGGTTCAGGCAGTGCGGATCTGATAGATATTGATAACCCAACCCCCACCATTAATGATTTTCTGGCTTCAGGAGATTGGCAATACCAACCATATTCAGGGCAGGATACGGAGTTTACAGCCAAACTAGATATTAACAGCGGGTACGGCATGGCAACTATAGATGTCATTCCATCGAAATTGACTATAGGGGCAGGAGCTAGAGTAGAAGTGAGTGAGCAGAAGGTCACATTCAAAGGTCGGACAGACAGGTTGGAAGACCCATTTCGGGAAGTGGTTTATGATGAAACCGAGCTGTTGCCTGCAGTCAACGCCAAATACACTTTGAAAAATGAGGCTAATATTCGCTTTGCAGCAAGCAGAACCATTACCCGTCCAGGTCTGAGAGAGATTACACCGTTTCTTTATCAGGAAATTCCTGGTGGTGCATTCGTGACGGGTAATCCAGATTTGATCAATGGTTCCAACTATAATGTAGATTTGAAGTATGAGGTTTTTCCGAACCGAGATGAATTGCTTTCTATAGCTGTTTTTGGAAAAAGACTGGATGATCCAATAGAGAAAATAGCCATCTCCGCAACAGAGACACGCTACTCTTTTGCCAATATTAGGCAGGCATCTGTTGCAGGAGTGGAAGTGGAGCTGAATAAAAGGTTGAACAACTTATTCAGTAAAAAATCTGAACTGCTGAGTCATTTTATTTTGGGCTTTAATGCTACAGCACTTTATACCCGTACTGACTTGCGGGATACCGACACTCAAAACACAGAAAAAGAAAGAAAGCTGCAAGGCGCTTCCCCATACTTGATTAATGCTGACTTAGGGTACGAGAGCGATTATTTGGGAGGAGACCTCAATACCATTTTTACCATAGCATATAATGTATTTGGTGACCGCATCTTTGCAACAGGGCAGCGGGGAACAAGTGATATTGTGGAGAGGTCATATGGAACATTAGACCTGATTTGGCAAAATACCATCAGGGAACGTTTCGGAGTGAAAATTTCCGTTAAGAACCTCACAAATCCGACAATTAGAAGAGAGCAGGAATTTGGTGAGTACATCCGCTATGATGCAGATGGCAACGTGATTGGTGTGGATGATCGTATTCCGTTCACTTTCGGTACTGACCCAGCTGATTGGCCCGACCAGCAAGCCATAGGTGTAGTTGCTACTGACAAGGTAGGAGAGTTTACACGTACTGTGGAGTCCTTCAAAAGAGGTATTAATATCTCAATAGCCCTTTCATATAGTTTTAAATAA
- a CDS encoding DUF2157 domain-containing protein — protein MPRTKRDEIHIISRNSNWSATGVEKALKEEVYNGANSWKKFLKLLLVSLGVGFTVAGTVFFFAYNWTELPKFAKLGMVEVGVLITVLLFFVAKLNQELRNIVLTGAAVLVGVMFAVFGQIYQTGANAYDFFLGWTAFIALWVLVANFPPLWLLFLTLCNTTFILYSEQVAFGWHPLLVMDALVVFNSVSFIAFTWLSAKGKVKAPRWFTYIIAMVAVSIATVCIVGGMFNKVEWQFMVSLLLTVAIYIGGAVYAFRQRNIFLLGLLALSLIVIISALIIKADGEVGGFLTVTVFVTISVPIVIMKLIEFQKTAK, from the coding sequence ATGCCAAGAACCAAAAGAGATGAAATCCATATCATCAGCAGAAACAGTAATTGGTCTGCTACAGGAGTAGAAAAAGCTTTGAAAGAAGAAGTTTATAATGGAGCCAATTCGTGGAAAAAGTTTTTGAAACTGCTCTTGGTAAGCCTTGGAGTGGGGTTTACAGTAGCGGGTACCGTATTTTTCTTTGCTTATAACTGGACGGAGCTGCCTAAGTTTGCCAAGTTGGGAATGGTAGAGGTAGGCGTCTTGATCACGGTACTTTTATTTTTTGTGGCAAAGTTAAATCAGGAGCTTCGGAACATTGTGTTGACAGGTGCGGCTGTATTGGTAGGAGTGATGTTTGCCGTCTTTGGACAGATTTACCAGACAGGGGCCAATGCCTATGATTTCTTTTTGGGCTGGACTGCTTTTATAGCGCTGTGGGTGTTGGTCGCGAACTTTCCGCCATTGTGGTTACTTTTCCTGACTTTATGTAATACCACTTTTATTCTCTATTCAGAGCAGGTTGCTTTTGGTTGGCATCCATTGCTTGTAATGGACGCCTTAGTCGTTTTCAATAGTGTTTCTTTTATAGCCTTTACTTGGCTCTCTGCCAAGGGAAAAGTAAAAGCACCACGCTGGTTTACTTACATTATTGCTATGGTTGCTGTCAGTATAGCTACTGTATGTATTGTGGGCGGAATGTTTAATAAGGTAGAGTGGCAGTTTATGGTATCCTTGCTACTCACAGTCGCAATATATATTGGAGGTGCAGTATATGCCTTTAGGCAGCGAAACATTTTTCTGTTGGGGTTGCTGGCGCTCAGCCTTATTGTTATCATATCTGCGTTGATCATCAAGGCAGATGGAGAGGTAGGAGGCTTTTTGACTGTGACTGTTTTTGTGACGATCAGTGTGCCGATTGTAATTATGAAACTGATTGAATTTCAAAAAACTGCAAAATAA
- a CDS encoding DUF4401 domain-containing protein has translation MEGENINALINQVKHSEGDSFVCDEQAIVEEYEAISENSSLVIKVFTVLGVLIGVVAFMVFLFVAGIYESSFGLLTFGGISLVIGISLNKVKAGDFKLDSISVTAYLVGILLSVIGLGIMNVDENLIVLLVVFVALISLFITQRFTISFISILLLNGGIVILMFENEAFNLLSVYVAFNCLFFTFWLLNEAKLITYTSMIARLYTPVRAGMLGSFIGLLTLMSFSDALDLPINNIWMASAANVPVVLFILPRILRLLNVQRKASYIMVFVLVILVLLPTTLFSPSISGALVVLFLCFLVNYRAGIGLGILSLVGFIGQFYYDLYATLLTKSIILFCVGVLFLLTYLFTYKKLK, from the coding sequence ATGGAAGGAGAAAATATAAATGCACTGATCAATCAGGTAAAACATTCGGAAGGAGATAGCTTTGTCTGTGATGAACAGGCCATTGTTGAGGAGTACGAGGCTATTTCTGAAAACAGCAGCCTTGTGATCAAAGTGTTTACAGTTTTGGGCGTACTGATAGGAGTAGTTGCTTTTATGGTGTTCCTATTTGTTGCAGGGATTTATGAGTCTTCGTTTGGGCTGTTGACCTTTGGGGGCATATCCTTGGTAATTGGAATATCCTTGAATAAGGTGAAAGCAGGGGATTTTAAGCTTGACTCTATTAGTGTGACAGCTTACTTGGTTGGGATACTCTTGTCCGTGATTGGATTGGGAATCATGAATGTAGACGAAAACCTGATTGTCTTATTGGTGGTTTTCGTCGCACTGATTTCTTTGTTTATTACCCAGAGGTTTACCATTTCTTTTATATCCATATTGCTGTTGAATGGAGGGATTGTAATCCTGATGTTTGAAAATGAAGCATTCAACTTGTTGAGTGTATATGTCGCCTTTAACTGCCTGTTTTTTACTTTCTGGTTGTTGAATGAAGCCAAGTTGATTACTTATACATCCATGATCGCAAGACTTTACACACCTGTTAGGGCAGGAATGTTGGGGTCTTTTATTGGCTTACTCACCTTAATGAGCTTCTCTGACGCATTGGATTTGCCCATAAATAATATCTGGATGGCATCAGCTGCAAATGTACCGGTAGTGCTTTTTATCCTGCCAAGGATTCTACGGTTATTGAATGTGCAAAGAAAGGCTAGCTACATCATGGTATTTGTATTGGTGATATTGGTATTGTTACCTACAACACTCTTTTCACCATCTATTTCGGGTGCCCTTGTTGTATTGTTTTTATGCTTCTTGGTTAATTACCGTGCGGGGATTGGTCTGGGAATCCTGTCATTGGTAGGTTTTATAGGACAGTTCTATTATGACTTATATGCCACTTTGTTGACAAAGTCTATTATCCTGTTCTGTGTTGGTGTACTATTTCTTTTGACTTATTTATTCACCTACAAAAAATTGAAGTAA
- the ftsZ gene encoding cell division protein FtsZ gives MDTNYEFDIPTSGPSKIIKVFGVGGGGGNAVKHMYEMGIHDVDFYICNTDIQALQSSPIPNKIQLGTKLTQGLGAGAKPEIGKEAAIENQDEIKALLGDNTKMVFITAGMGGGTGTGAAPVIAEIAKSMDILTVGIVTMPFKFEGKPKEKRAIEGINELKKYCDTVLVILNDKLRDVYGRSSMKEAFAQADNVLTKGAKSIAEIITVDGYINVDFEDVNTVMKDSGAAVMGSATESGEDRAIRAAEGAITSPLLNNTNIDNAKYILLSIVVSDYDDFQMEELEQITAYIQQQAGENAEMIFGVAQDESLGEGLNVTIIATGFEHADNLKTKEVIDLNTGKRKTSPTGPQSSVYPTGNDDFFRGGESSSKVTQTRPSTEEERPVVQQPQPKAEPVVSEVKVEEKQPEQPQKPVEAKKEDNPTPAPQQPAKKVYNLNEDYEIIENNQASEQKKAEEQTTPKGRHQISSYLSSVSVNEWSNEELKEKQETPAYIRRGIKLKDVPHSSESEQSRLNVNDKKDILGDNKFLHDNVD, from the coding sequence ATGGATACTAACTACGAGTTTGATATACCGACAAGCGGACCTTCTAAGATCATCAAAGTGTTTGGCGTCGGTGGTGGCGGTGGAAATGCTGTAAAGCACATGTATGAAATGGGTATACATGATGTGGACTTTTATATCTGTAACACGGACATACAAGCATTACAATCAAGCCCGATACCTAACAAGATTCAATTGGGTACAAAGCTTACCCAAGGATTAGGCGCAGGTGCCAAGCCGGAGATCGGTAAAGAGGCTGCAATCGAAAACCAGGACGAAATCAAAGCCCTGTTGGGAGACAACACCAAGATGGTGTTTATCACAGCTGGTATGGGTGGAGGTACCGGAACAGGTGCCGCTCCTGTTATTGCTGAGATTGCCAAAAGCATGGACATCCTTACAGTAGGTATTGTAACGATGCCATTTAAGTTTGAAGGCAAGCCTAAGGAGAAGCGTGCGATTGAAGGTATCAATGAGCTGAAGAAATATTGTGACACTGTCTTGGTTATCCTCAATGACAAATTGAGAGATGTTTACGGAAGATCTTCTATGAAGGAAGCTTTCGCACAGGCAGATAACGTCCTGACCAAAGGTGCTAAGTCTATCGCTGAGATTATCACAGTTGATGGCTACATCAACGTGGACTTTGAGGACGTAAACACGGTAATGAAAGACTCAGGTGCTGCCGTAATGGGATCAGCAACTGAATCTGGAGAAGACAGAGCTATCAGAGCGGCTGAAGGTGCTATTACCTCACCTCTACTGAACAATACCAATATTGACAATGCCAAGTACATCCTGCTGAGTATTGTGGTAAGTGACTATGACGACTTCCAAATGGAAGAGTTGGAGCAAATCACTGCATACATCCAGCAACAGGCAGGTGAAAATGCCGAGATGATCTTTGGTGTTGCACAAGATGAGTCATTGGGTGAAGGGCTGAATGTTACCATTATTGCGACAGGCTTCGAGCATGCCGACAACCTGAAAACCAAAGAGGTTATCGACCTAAATACAGGTAAACGTAAGACAAGTCCGACAGGACCTCAGTCATCCGTATACCCTACAGGCAACGATGATTTTTTTCGGGGCGGGGAGTCGAGCAGTAAAGTAACTCAGACGAGACCATCGACTGAGGAGGAGCGTCCAGTAGTACAGCAACCACAACCTAAGGCTGAGCCTGTAGTGTCTGAGGTGAAAGTAGAAGAAAAACAGCCTGAACAGCCACAAAAGCCTGTTGAAGCTAAGAAAGAGGACAATCCAACTCCGGCTCCCCAGCAACCAGCTAAAAAGGTTTATAACCTGAATGAGGATTACGAAATCATTGAAAACAATCAGGCTTCAGAGCAGAAAAAAGCTGAAGAACAGACGACACCGAAAGGTCGTCACCAGATCAGCAGCTATTTGAGTTCTGTTTCTGTCAATGAATGGAGTAATGAGGAACTGAAAGAAAAACAGGAGACTCCTGCCTACATTCGAAGAGGAATTAAACTGAAGGATGTACCGCACTCTTCTGAGTCGGAACAGTCCAGACTGAATGTCAATGACAAGAAAGATATCTTAGGTGACAACAAGTTTTTACATGACAATGTAGACTAG
- a CDS encoding GDYXXLXY domain-containing protein, which produces MRKYKEAVILLNLVVLILFFNYSIVEKENILEDGELILLELAPVDPRSLMQGDYMRLNYKMSNDLGEDELLKRGYCVVKLDQNGVAERVRLQESVEPVGEGEYLIKYTEGEWRNRINIGASSFFFQEGEASKYDQAKYGGLRVDKKGNSVLTGLYDKQLKKIE; this is translated from the coding sequence ATGAGAAAATATAAAGAGGCGGTTATACTGCTGAACCTTGTGGTATTGATACTGTTCTTCAATTATTCTATTGTAGAAAAAGAGAACATTCTGGAGGATGGAGAACTGATATTACTGGAGTTGGCACCCGTAGACCCACGTTCCCTCATGCAGGGAGATTATATGCGCCTGAATTATAAGATGTCCAATGATTTGGGAGAGGATGAGCTGCTAAAAAGAGGCTATTGTGTTGTTAAGCTAGATCAAAATGGTGTGGCTGAAAGAGTCAGGTTACAGGAGTCTGTTGAACCTGTTGGGGAGGGGGAGTACCTGATTAAGTATACAGAGGGAGAATGGCGTAACCGTATCAACATAGGAGCATCCTCTTTCTTTTTTCAGGAAGGTGAGGCTTCAAAATACGATCAGGCAAAATACGGAGGATTGAGGGTCGACAAGAAAGGGAATAGTGTCTTGACAGGGTTGTATGATAAACAGTTGAAAAAGATAGAATAG